The following proteins are co-located in the Vigna unguiculata cultivar IT97K-499-35 chromosome 9, ASM411807v1, whole genome shotgun sequence genome:
- the LOC114164409 gene encoding adenine/guanine permease AZG1: MEMEPQRPPLPQHNAHTNPLSRLNQYVAKTRLGKWFKISQRNSTFTTELRAGTATFLTMAYILAVNASILADSGGTCSVSDCLPLCSDPSVPLSACNTSSLRVLHPDHSCKFDPVNPGYAACLENTRKDLIVATIASSLIGCFIMGTFANLPLGLAPGMGSNAYFAYTVVGFHGSGNVSYQSALAAVFIEGIIFLLISAIGLRAKLAKLVPKPVRISSSAGIGLFLAFIGLQNNQGIGLIGYSPSTLLTLGACPSSSRASLAPVITVANGTVSLLPGGTVSGDILCLRDRMESPTLWLGLVGFVIIAYCLVKNVKGAMIYGIVFVTVVSWFRNTKVTAFPNTDAGNSAHQYFKKVVDVHLIKSTAGALSFKSIGKGYFWEAVVTFLYVDILDTTGTLYSMARFAGFTDDKGGFEGQYFAFMSDATSIVVGSLLGTSPVTAFIESSTGIREGGRTGITALTVAAYFFLAFFFTPLLASIPAWAVGPPLILVGVLMMRSVVEIDWEDMREAIPAFVTLILMPLTYSIAYGLIGGIGTYVVLNLWDWGREILGHFGVTKRRSVPPDEDSHRQHHHPERVNGVLQNQHSPQNPTSKALQLDP; encoded by the coding sequence ATGGAAATGGAGCCTCAGAGGCCCCCACTTCCACAACACAACGCTCACACCAACCCTCTCTCGCGCCTAAACCAATACGTCGCCAAAACCAGATTAGGAAAATGGTTCAAGATCTCCCAACGCAACTCCACCTTCACCACCGAGCTCCGCGCCGGCACAGCCACTTTCCTCACCATGGCATACATCCTCGCCGTCAACGCCTCCATCCTCGCTGACTCCGGCGGCACCTGTTCTGTCTCCGACTGCCTACCCCTCTGCTCCGACCCCTCCGTCCCTCTCTCGGCCTGCAACACCTCTTCCCTCCGCGTCCTCCACCCCGACCACTCATGCAAGTTCGACCCGGTTAACCCGGGTTACGCTGCGTGCCTCGAAAACACGCGCAAGGACTTGATCGTCGCCACTATCGCCTCTTCTCTCATTGGCTGCTTCATCATGGGCACCTTCGCCAACCTCCCTCTCGGCCTCGCCCCCGGCATGGGCTCCAACGCCTACTTCGCCTACACCGTCGTCGGCTTCCACGGCTCCGGCAACGTCTCCTACCAGAGCGCTCTGGCCGCAGTCTTCATCGAAGGAATCATCTTCCTCCTCATCTCCGCAATCGGTCTTCGCGCCAAACTCGCCAAACTCGTCCCCAAGCCCGTCAGAATCAGCTCCTCCGCTGGAATCGGGCTTTTCCTCGCCTTCATCGGGCTTCAAAACAACCAAGGAATCGGGCTCATCGGGTACAGCCCATCCACACTGCTCACCCTCGGCGCCTGCCCATCCTCCTCACGGGCCTCCCTCGCACCCGTTATAACGGTCGCTAACGGCACGGTCAGTTTGCTACCCGGCGGAACAGTCTCGGGCGATATCCTCTGCCTGCGCGACAGAATGGAAAGCCCTACGCTCTGGCTTGGCCTGGTGGGTTTCGTCATCATCGCCTACTGTCTCGTGAAGAACGTCAAAGGCGCCATGATATACGGCATCGTTTTCGTCACAGTCGTGTCGTGGTTCCGCAACACCAAAGTCACGGCTTTTCCCAACACCGACGCGGGTAACTCCGCCCACCAGTACTTCAAGAAGGTGGTGGATGTTCACCTCATAAAGAGCACGGCGGGGGCTCTCAGCTTCAAGAGCATAGGCAAAGGGTATTTCTGGGAGGCCGTGGTGACGTTCTTGTACGTCGACATTCTCGACACCACCGGAACGCTGTACTCGATGGCGCGATTCGCGGGCTTCACCGACGACAAGGGGGGTTTCGAGGGACAGTACTTCGCGTTCATGTCCGACGCCACTTCCATCGTGGTGGGGTCCTTGCTCGGGACCTCCCCCGTCACGGCGTTCATCGAGTCGTCGACGGGGATCCGGGAGGGTGGGAGGACGGGGATTACGGCGCTGACGGTGGCGGCGTATTTCTTCCTGGCGTTCTTCTTCACGCCGCTGCTGGCGTCGATTCCCGCGTGGGCGGTGGGGCCGCCGCTGATTCTGGTGGGGGTGTTGATGATGAGATCGGTGGTGGAGATTGATTGGGAGGACATGAGGGAGGCTATACCGGCGTTCGTGACGCTCATTCTGATGCCGTTGACGTATTCGATCGCGTATGGGCTGATCGGTGGGATTGGAACTTACGTTGTGTTGAACCTTTGGGATTGGGGCAGAGAGATTTTGGGTCACTTTGGGGTTACCAAAAGAAGAAGTGTGCCCCCAGATGAGGATTCCCATCGTCAACATCATCATCCTGAGAGGGTGAATGGGGTACTACAAAATCAACATTCTCCACAAAATCCAACTTCCAAAGCACTTCAACTAGACCCTTAG